In Gemmatimonadota bacterium, a single window of DNA contains:
- the aspS gene encoding aspartate--tRNA ligase: MKDHPYRTHTCGELRQTDDGTRVRIAGWVHRKRDHGGLLFIDLRDHYGVTQVVITPESGFHEEAGDLRSESVATFTGEVIPRAEDAINPNLPTGRIEVKADSMTVLSAADPLPLSVADEREYPEATRLTYRMLDLRRQRLHHNIVMRSRIIASVRRRMTEMGFNEFNTPILTSSSPEGARDYLVPSRVHPGKFYALPQAPQQFKQLLMISGFDRYFQIAPCFRDEDARADRSPGEFYQLDVEMSFVEQDDVFEALETLFYGLFTEFSDWDVTAPPFPRIPYRDAMLRYGTDKPDLRFGLEIEDVTEAFRASEFNAFRQIVEKGGIVRVLAVPGVAARPRSFFDNLDRTVKEDFGGRGAAYISFAEDGVKGSIARVLDGPTLERLKSVIEPETGASWFFVADTEERAVDVAGRLRLHFADLLDLREPGAYRFCWIVDFPMYEHDAESGKVIFSHNPFSMPQGGLEALETTPPLEVLAYQYDIVCNGTELSSGAIRNHRPDIMYRAFEIAGYSAAEVDAEFGGMISALKYGAPPHGGIAPGIDRIVMLLTDETNLREVIAFPLNQNAQDLLMGAPGEVSEKQLRELHIRLRR; encoded by the coding sequence CCGGAAAGCGGATTCCACGAGGAAGCGGGAGACCTGCGTTCGGAGAGCGTCGCCACCTTTACCGGCGAGGTGATCCCGCGGGCGGAGGATGCGATCAACCCCAACCTGCCCACCGGGCGCATCGAGGTGAAAGCCGATTCCATGACGGTGCTCAGTGCCGCGGATCCCCTGCCCCTGTCGGTCGCGGACGAGCGGGAATACCCGGAGGCCACTCGGCTGACCTACCGCATGCTGGACCTGCGCAGGCAGCGGCTGCACCACAACATCGTCATGCGGTCGCGCATCATCGCGAGCGTACGGCGCCGCATGACGGAAATGGGTTTCAACGAGTTCAACACGCCCATCCTCACCAGCAGTTCGCCCGAGGGCGCCCGGGACTACCTGGTCCCGAGCCGTGTGCATCCCGGAAAGTTCTACGCCCTGCCCCAGGCGCCGCAACAGTTCAAGCAGCTCCTGATGATCTCGGGGTTCGACCGGTACTTCCAGATCGCCCCGTGCTTCCGGGATGAAGACGCCCGGGCCGACCGGTCGCCTGGCGAGTTCTACCAGCTGGACGTGGAGATGTCCTTCGTCGAGCAGGACGACGTCTTCGAAGCGCTGGAGACCCTGTTTTACGGCCTGTTCACGGAGTTCAGCGACTGGGACGTCACCGCCCCGCCCTTCCCGCGCATCCCCTATCGCGACGCGATGCTCCGTTACGGGACCGACAAGCCCGACCTCCGGTTCGGCCTGGAGATCGAGGACGTCACCGAGGCCTTCCGGGCGTCGGAGTTCAACGCCTTCCGCCAGATCGTCGAGAAGGGCGGCATCGTCCGGGTCCTGGCCGTCCCGGGCGTGGCCGCGCGGCCCCGCAGTTTCTTCGACAACCTGGACCGGACCGTGAAAGAGGATTTCGGGGGACGGGGCGCGGCGTACATCTCCTTTGCCGAGGACGGGGTCAAGGGTTCCATCGCCCGCGTGCTGGACGGGCCGACCCTTGAACGGCTGAAATCAGTCATCGAACCCGAAACGGGTGCCTCGTGGTTCTTCGTGGCCGACACGGAGGAACGGGCCGTCGACGTGGCGGGCCGGCTCCGGCTGCATTTCGCCGACCTGCTCGACCTGCGGGAACCGGGCGCATACCGCTTCTGCTGGATCGTCGATTTCCCCATGTACGAGCACGACGCCGAATCGGGCAAGGTGATCTTCTCCCATAATCCATTCTCCATGCCCCAGGGCGGCCTCGAAGCCCTGGAGACCACGCCGCCTCTCGAGGTCCTGGCCTACCAGTACGACATCGTCTGCAACGGAACGGAGCTGTCCAGCGGCGCCATCCGGAACCACCGGCCCGACATCATGTACCGGGCCTTCGAAATCGCCGGTTACTCCGCCGCCGAGGTCGACGCGGAGTTCGGCGGCATGATCAGCGCGTTGAAGTACGGCGCGCCGCCCCACGGCGGCATCGCCCCGGGCATCGACCGTATCGTCATGCTCCTCACCGACGAGACCAATCTCCGGGAGGTCATCGCCTTCCCCCTGAACCAGAACGCCCAGGACTTGCTCATGGGCGCGCCGGGGGAGGTCAGCGAAAAACAGCTTCGGGAACTCCACATCCGCCTTCGGCGGTAG